From the genome of Phoenix dactylifera cultivar Barhee BC4 chromosome 5, palm_55x_up_171113_PBpolish2nd_filt_p, whole genome shotgun sequence:
TTATGGAAATTATGTCTGAATTCGAGGGTGCTAAAATTTACGTTCTGTTCCATAAATTATGGGGACGATTTATGAGTATGTACTTAAGAAAGACGAAAATTCTATAAGTTGGTGATTTTGTAATGATCTTTAGCGGCATATCGGGTCATTTTGTGGCTGGTTGGACTTAGCTTTTTAAGAGTTCGATCCTCTTAAAGCTCCACTTACGTATGAGGCTTCCCTGGGCTCAGCTGGAGCCAAATGTCTGCAAACTAGAGGAGAAGAACTTCCTTCAGCTTTAATGTATTTGGCCAGCTAAATTTGGCAATGACTCCATGAGCGATCGCTGTGACTGCTGTGACTCCTGAGATTGAGGATTTACAAGCCTTTCTAGCCTCAACTCTCGACAActtgcatctttttcttttgacttcGCCACCGAGGCAAAGCTTCACATGTAGGAAAAAGTGGTAGGCGATCCCTCGCCTTCACCCGTGCTGGTCTCCAATGGCCTGGGTAGTTGGTTGAATCGTTCTGAGGCTTAGGGTTTGGCCACATAGCCTCGCTCTAGGTTTTCAAAAATTCATGACATTGGTTACATTGCTagctttttttattaaaaaaaaaaaataccgatTTTCAGTTCCaagacctttttttttgttgttgctaATCCTACTGTTTGTAATGATTAGAAATCTTTACAAGTTGGAACACAAGCACATCTAGGCTGCTTGTCCATCGTTTCGTTATAAACGCATTAGATTAGTCATCCCCACTGTAATAATTTAAAAACCTAAGTTTCTCATCTGTGAGTTTCATTAGAgactaattatattttttaacaaatatatacttctcttcttcctctttaatcttacatacatgcatatgccCACATGCACGCATGTACACACGCACAtaaatatatagatagatagatagacgtacatttttcttatttctgaaaaactgtACACATTTTCTAAAACAGATGTCTGCAAAATAAATTCTTGTTTTAAAACCTTGGCATCAAGGTAGATCAAAAGGATGCTTATGCGCTTTTAAAAATCAGAAACGATGCCTCTTTCCTTTGATTTGTTTGAAAAATTCTTAGACCCTTTCATATTCTTGGTTGGGCCAGAGTATGTCTGCTAGATTGAAACTAAGGACATCAACATGAAGGTTTTCTTTTGTGCAGTTCAACTTGGTGGCTAGCTTCACAAATGGATAGTAGCCACCAAGTTGAACTACACAAAAAGAAAACCTTCATGTTGATGTCCTTAGTTTCAACTACTGTTAATCTGCTTCCGCTGTTGAGGATTTCGTCCGTGCGCATGGCTGGGAGCATGGGCTTGTTTCTGGGCATTGGGGATATCAACGTGACTGCTGACGTGACTTGGTTAGACCCATACAAAGATGATTCGCAGGTGACGTTATGGGCCATTAGTTTAATTAATATCCATGCCTCGTCCATCTAATTATTGGATTGGTTATCCGTTGAACGAGTGGGTTCGGCTACTCCCACTAGTTCAAACACTTCCTTTTCAccgatattatattattatgggAGGGactgcaatcaattgttcgtCTGATTGAGTGAAATGAACCGAAGTAGAAGTTGGGCCAACATTTGTTGAAAGAAGATGCTTGCAAGAAATGTAAGCTAATGATAGCTTGCCAGCTTTTGACCACATCCGgataagagagaaagagagagagaggtgcagCTCCTTGACATCTTAAATTTTGTACAAGAGTCGAGAGAATCTCACAGATTGGGCAATACATGAAAAATAGGCATCGCGTACAACATCTTCTATGGATGAGTCGATTAGTTCCAAGAATAGCATCTGATTTAATAACGAGAAAAACTAGGATAAGGATAGTTATTCCTTTTGCAAATTGCGATTGCCTGTCTGGCTGATGATAATTCGTTTCAAATTTTTTGCTTTAAATATCAAGTCATCAATAGTACTCTAGTGATATTGTGTCATTAtgatattagtttttttttttttgatatagtaGATGATTCATGCAATTCTAGCATGAATACTCTAGACAATTCTTCAAAATGATTTGCCACAAATGAAGCCACCCAATCTACAGCTCTATTAGCTTCATACTTGATCCTAAAAGCAATGTCTTCGCCTGACATGCCCCAAATATTTCAGAGCAGGGGATAGCAACCATCCATGTTACTGGTGCATCTCTAGATCCAATCGATTACTATAGCTGAGTCAGCTTCGAGCATGATTGCTTTGGCTGGCAGGACACGCCGAGTATAATACGAACCAGCTTAAACTATCTTCAGCTCTatcctaaaaataaaaatatcgaaAATTAGGCACTTACTGTAGCGTTAGCTTTGAAGCACAATTGGCCAAAAGCGGTAGACGTGAGAAGCCCCGCTGAGCTTCGGAAGGGCCTCTGTAAGGTTTTTTTGGGTAACAAAAGATCTTTGGAAGGTCATAAATTTTAGCAAATATCTCATGTGAGCTGTCCCTTTTGTCCGTTTTTGAGCTATGGGggccaaccttttttttttatttggttggCTTTCATTGTCGGAGACAATTTGGCTTGTCATTTTTTGCGACCATGCAAGACAAATGAATATGGTATAATAAAATGGCATGGATACATGGGCAAATCCTCGAATTCTCCTCCCATCCCTCCTCTCATCTGAATAAATGGCATCAAGAGATGAGCTAAACTACAAGGGTATCAATAAAATGTGACCATGATGCTATACTAAGGTATCAATCAATTTTCcatctaacaaaaaaaaaatgttacttGATTATTTGGATATTAAAGTTGATCTAGTATGATTTAAGAAAAGGATAGAGATGAATTCTTTAGGAACTAAAGATGCATAAAACCACACGCTACTGATATCCATGGATAAATGAGCAGTATTCCCCAAAACCATGCCCCCATGAGTTGGAAGCCTTTGAACCAGGGGCTCGGGCTGTAGCTTTTTTAATGATTAATCTGGAAGCATTCCGAACCATCCGGGTGCACGGACCTCGAAGTGATCATTGCGCGATCTAACGGTAGATTCGTCGATAtgaggtgaatccttctttctcgCGAAAGATACTACTCCTGTCCTTTACCCACATCCTTCGTCCCCTCCATTGCCGGTACCTCGcttttactctctctctctctctctatagcaAGAAGTAGCCATGGGAAATCTACCCAACCCAATCCCCCCAGCCGTTGTGGAGGCCGTGGAGGAGATCGTGAGGGTGTACAAGTCGCTGCCTCCGAGGCCTTCCGTAGAAGAGGTGGAGGCGGCCATGGCCGTGATCGAGAGCTCAACCTCCGAGGAGGAGCTCAGAATCGAGGAGGTGGACAGGATGGAGAAGTCCTCAGACGTCCCCGAAGAGCTCTTCTTTGTGTTGCAGGAGGTGAAGAAGAGCCTGGTCCGGCTTCAGAGCCATGAGCAGAGGAGGGAGGCCCTGCACGTGGCGGAGCTCGACAAGAGGTTCCAGGTGTTCGACGAGCTCATCCAGAGGACCTTCAAGCTGGTCTCCCGTGACGAGAGCGATGCTGGCGATGAGGAGGAGGGAAAAGGGACCGGTTTTGCTGTAGTGGTTCCTAAGATTGATAAGGTTTTGGTCAAGACGGACAAGGACGAGAAGATGGGGGAGTTGGATGCTCCCAAAGGATTGGTTAATGTTTCCAGTGTTTCCCCTTGGAAATCTGAGATCCCATCTTCAGGTCAGATTATAATTcctttcaattcttctttctgcATGGAAAGTTTGTTATTTTTCTCTCGAGTCATGTTCTTCATCTTTATGAAAGATTGTTCCTCCCTTTcaatacaaaaaagaaaaaaggtaaGATTGTTGGTTGTTAAAATTTTGGTTTAGAAAGGGATTTCGGAGGATCTCAACTTCGATTAAGGCATGGAGATAAAAACCCTGGTGCAATTTAGAAGGTTTTCTGTTGGGTTTTTATCTGTGATTTCCTCTTTACTTATCAAATTATGGCAGCCGATCCTCTACAGAAGGTTTCATTGATTATTTCTTCGTTTCTTATACGTGTTGCAACAAATGTTATGGAATCATTGGGTAGGATGGTGGATTGGGTGTTGGACCGAATGGCATGTCCTGTTTACTACAATTCTTCTGTATTCCCTTGGGCTGGCTGTGTGTGCGCTTTAACTCAATATTTCATTGCCCAGTAGGCTGAGCATCTTAAAGATTGGATAGAATAGTAGCCTTGCTGATGCATTAGAACACAGAAAAAAGAGATTTTTCTTTGCATAGATTAGCTTTCATGTCGTACTACCTAATTAAACATTTCTTTCCTCAATTAGTTTTCCCATTTTGTCAAAATCCATTTTTAAGAAGAAAGTGAAGGTCATGTAATGTGGGCATGTCACCTCTcatatttagtctcacatcagcTATGCAtcgggtagatcttgggtacttatacagggccAAAGAATCCAAATTACACTTTTCTGCGAGCCTTTTTTGGGTGAGATTTTGCGGTCTGTTTTTTGCAGGGTAGGTGTCTACTGTTAGTGATTGCTGACATTTTATAAAATAGTTAGTGGAGTGTTCTTTCTCTTGTTATTCACATTTGGCTTCAAAGAGAGGTTGGGGCAGGTTTTAATGAAAACAAACATTATTTTCTTCTGTTATTCATGTAATTCTGGCATATTATATTGGAATTTGGAAATCTCTGTAGCGTTCTTACAGTAGTCTTCTTCATGAATGCTAGCAGGTGGTGATGCGGATAAATTAAGTCTTATCCAAGTGGCAAGCTTGATTGAGGCTAAAGCGAAAGAAGGAACTGAAGTACTCCACCTTCGGGGGAAGTTAATGGACCAAATTGAGTGGCTTCCACTGTCACTTGGGAAGTTAAAGGGCATCACTGATCTGGATTTATCTGAGAACCAAATCATGGCACTCCCATCAACAATTGGTAGTCTTAGGTTTTTAACGAAGCTTGACATCCATTCAAACCAGCTGATAAATCTACCTGACTCATTTGGAGAACTATCCAGTTTAGTTGATCTTGACCTGCATGCAAACCAGTTGAAATCTCTGCCTGCTTTATTTGGGAACCTTACAAGTCTAGCCAACTTAGACTTGAGTTCCAATCAGTTGTCTGTACTGCCTGAGACGTTTGGGAATCTAACAAAATTGAGAAGATTGAATGTTGAAACAAATGAGCTGGAAGAGCTTCCTTACACTATTGGATCATGTACTTCTCTAGTTGAGCTCAGGTTAGATTTCAATCGACTAAAAGCACTTCCCGAAGCGACTGGGAAGCTGGAATGCTTAGAAGTTCTGACATTGCACTATAATAGAGTCAAAGGGTTGCCTACTACAATGGCTTCACTTTGCAGGTTGAAAGAACTTGATGCTAGCTTCAATGAGCTTGAATCAATCCCTGAGAGCTTGTGCTTTGTCACTAGTCTTGTGAAGTTGGATGTAGGAGGAAATTTTGCAGACTTGAGAACATTGCCAAGATGCATTGGAAATCTTGAGATGTTGAAAAAACTGGACATAAGCAACAACCAGATAAGAATATTGCCTGAATCCTTTCGATTTCTGTCAAAGCTAAGAGTGTTCCATGCAGATGAGACTCCATTGGAAGTACCACCAAGACAAGTGGTCAAGTTGGGAGCTCAGGTTCGTGAAAATTGATCTCCATAATTTTGTTACAGATCAATGCTTTAGTAGCTGTGATAGTCCTTTTTTTTCCTGACATATCTATTTGTTCAACAGGCGGTTGTTAAGTACGTGGCTGATTTAGTTGCATCAAAGGACCCCAGTTTTCACCTAACTGAGAGGAAGGGCTTTTGGTTTTGGCTTTGCACGGTGTGCTCTCCTCGCAGCAAGAAACACAACGAAGATAGAGACTTCACAATAGCTTGAAATCCTTCATTCCATATAAAATTTGTGCAGCATGCTTCCACAAGGTTCCTTTAATCGTTGTTTGTTTTGATGATCATCTCTAATCATTCGGTGTGACTTAAACAATTCCATGTTTTGATCTTTGTAATTAAGTAACAGTTAATCATTGTAATGCCATATTTCCTTTACGCAATCTTCTCGCACAAGCTTCTTTATATACTGTTGAGTGGGATGTAATTTTGCAGCTGATTTACTCTTTTTACAGTCAAGATTGCCTATATGTTATTTTGTCACTTCTGTGTATTTTGTTCTTCTGCTTGTGTTGGTAGCTAATGAGTACTTTCATGATGAGGTATGCTcttcaattttcaagaaaaattaTATCTTACACTGCATGCACCAGTGTGGCCATGCACGCCACCAGTTGCCGAGGCACATTCTTGTAGACCAATCACCGAGATGAGTGCATGATGAATGGAACCCACACTAATACATCTCGGTGATTTCAAAGTTTCTAGGGACTTCACAGCTTCTAGCCAAATATGGTTTGGCGGCCTACCCTCAACTCGGTATGAGCACAGATGGTGATGTTTTGGCTTTCAGTTGGGTATCACTGTAATCCATTTGGCCAGCTCAGCTGGAGCAGGCTTCTTTCATGAATCAAGATAAGGTCTTTCTTCTGCAACATTTGGTAGGCTGTAGGTTCCACAGAGACAAAGGAAACAGATTGAGCTGACTGCTCGGCAAATGcgggtgttgctggaaattggacccggggacaatcttcggtcgaggagagggaacgactgttagtcctcacggcggggcggcggtctgtcggcgggcggcgtcctccgtccggggcggtcggagagaaggaacagcaggtcctcgcagcggggcggcgatccgttggctggcggcgtcctccgtccggggcggtcggagagaaggaacagcaggtcctcgcagcggggcggcgatccgttggctggcggcgtcctccgtccgggtgcctgcacacgaaccggtggccgggttctccggcgccggccctccgacgctcaagtcagggagggggcaaatagtggggagaaggagataaacagtgatttttgggcGTATGAATGTTCCGATCCCCTCTTGGGAGGccaaagctcccttttatatgcgggggtcggtttacctgtgatgtaacagggcgaggccgtagtacggcttggcatgttgttcaggtcggcgctcggtcaggcgaatcattgcactgatgtcggcggtatggccgagatcagagacttatcatagtcgactaaaccctgctgggtcgatttgccgtggagagctggggatccgtagatgtcaggagccatgcgcatttattgtggagtaagtcggagatccgcatttattatggagtaagccggagatccgcattattggtggagtaagccggagatccgcatttattatagagtaagccggagatccgcatttattatggagtaagccggagatctgcatttattgttgagtgtgccggaagattacagcggccatgcgcaataaatgccggaggggtgttagagtacggtcctcggacatcggggtttctcttaggtcggaggtttcggggtcggtcgtcttgtggccgagcgttccgaggtcggacgctgacaTCGGCTATCCGGGGTCGGAGgctgtacggcttcttaggggcatttatgtcatttggggggaaactttattccccccaacactaccccccgacttccgagttcgagcggcttgtggggctcggacgtgggaagtaaagtctgtcactaaggttggggggaaggtctcgcccgcccccttgtgctttccggagcttttatggtgagatatgcgccctttggcgtctcgaggctgctttattcggtgagctaatgatggagctcgtatcatcatgcttcttgaatcgccaggatcattttacggcggattaatgatgggggacctcgagctcgtcgaggcggtgtctcgattccgtaatcgacgtttctggctcattaatgagtgtgccgttacggggtttgaaacggacacgcggcgcgacccgaggtcgaacgctttcgatttcatgttactggatcataattccgaagaagtggaggcctcatcggggctccacgtgtcccagatcttattaaacgaggggagcgggggttacgtctgctcgttcctcaagacgatttgattctgtggacccatgatgaggccccgagatccgatgggacaacgcttcgatttcgtatccgatttattaaaccggagtgaatacggtgcctcggcttccgaggtcgacacgtggcgcaacccgGTCGGGGGGATGGGAGCCGACCtcgtcgatctgggccgtcaggggggtctatataaaccccacgagtctgccctaaaggtcttgtttggctgcctcttattttcgtcgtctttcccccctgcttcctccctcagctgaatcttgctggtggtgcccggagcgatttccggcaatgtccagtaggttttcttcccgttttcactagggtttcctcttttctcctcctcgtcaacttccattttctactcttaacttttgctccactcttccgtgaaaatgggttccggtcccgaagaggctgggtcgagtctgtcggaagaggagctggagttaatccgctcccgtttcttcttccagcccgggtttcgccttgaagccgcagggccggaagacagggtgacgcagccgcccccaggtcggatcgcggtttaccgcgagacactttgggcgggcctgcgttttcccgcccatgagttcgtgagcaacttgctggccgagtaccaactcgtcccggcgcagttggctccgaactcatggaggaccataatcgggtttttatccctgtgcctcgggcacggaatcccgatttcggtaggcctttttcgccggtgttttctgttgaaGAAAAATCCGGCGGACGTAGGGTGGTTatatttcgcctttcggggcggtatgtcactcttccggggcgccccttcctcgattcacgagtggaagaggaagtttttctttctggcttctgcggcgccttgggggttcgagccaaggtggggacaccctcggctgaaggccctcaacaaactctccgagcccacggggagggagctgaggaccctggactctttgcgagccctcgggaggggcaacgacctgaccgagctcctgcaggaggacgccctggcgagcgtgggtctgagctcggcgcgccccgagggtaagggcggttgtattattctatttatttatttcttgttctccgtctttacggtcactggtctgactcttaacaaaattcttgatttcagatattccacgcatgccgaccagcaacacatcacttttctctcgcctgaggaggcgagaggccgaggccgggggtgctgtgccccagcctcggaagagggcgaggacggacggcgcttcttcgtcggccgggacgagtggccccgaggcgggggcccctgcagccgacccgaggcgggagcgggttgttggtgatgcgggcccgaaggcccctccttgccctacccccctttcccagcggggggagccgtccgtggtccggccgcagcagccaggacccgggcttacccgaggcaccgaggcgagcggctccgggacctcgggttcgatcgtgccgagctcttctcgggctttccgagaagagtcggcAGAGCCGGACTCTCCTATTCCCGAGGGGCGCTCGGCCTTTCAagatgccgaggtcgcacgctccatgttgcggcgtgcggtgcttccagcggaccgggccgtgttccggggcatttcgctggaggaggtcgtcggcagtgcttactgcaacaCTGCCCGGGTAAGCTTTCTTCTTAATTTCTCCGAGTTTTTAGCGTACATATGtgcttttcaactcacaataccctcgtttctttcttttcagcatattctcgagctcgacac
Proteins encoded in this window:
- the LOC103704685 gene encoding plant intracellular Ras-group-related LRR protein 5-like gives rise to the protein MGNLPNPIPPAVVEAVEEIVRVYKSLPPRPSVEEVEAAMAVIESSTSEEELRIEEVDRMEKSSDVPEELFFVLQEVKKSLVRLQSHEQRREALHVAELDKRFQVFDELIQRTFKLVSRDESDAGDEEEGKGTGFAVVVPKIDKVLVKTDKDEKMGELDAPKGLVNVSSVSPWKSEIPSSGGDADKLSLIQVASLIEAKAKEGTEVLHLRGKLMDQIEWLPLSLGKLKGITDLDLSENQIMALPSTIGSLRFLTKLDIHSNQLINLPDSFGELSSLVDLDLHANQLKSLPALFGNLTSLANLDLSSNQLSVLPETFGNLTKLRRLNVETNELEELPYTIGSCTSLVELRLDFNRLKALPEATGKLECLEVLTLHYNRVKGLPTTMASLCRLKELDASFNELESIPESLCFVTSLVKLDVGGNFADLRTLPRCIGNLEMLKKLDISNNQIRILPESFRFLSKLRVFHADETPLEVPPRQVVKLGAQAVVKYVADLVASKDPSFHLTERKGFWFWLCTVCSPRSKKHNEDRDFTIA